One stretch of Micromonospora echinospora DNA includes these proteins:
- a CDS encoding dihydrofolate reductase family protein: MATVISTLFISADGVAEIDPDWHFPYFDDNMGRAVTEDYDTSDVLLIGRETYDSFAGAWPDREAAGGEDAPFAKQLGDMRKVVVSRQPLEFSWRNSELIQGDLVDAVRALKADAGIKGILIPGSISVVQQLLAAGLVDELRLLVHPVAARKGRRLFDEGDAPYHLRVAGTETYPTGVIRVIYTPAPAPGAVGYDDVKDQVPAGS, from the coding sequence ATGGCCACTGTCATCTCCACGCTGTTCATCTCGGCCGACGGTGTCGCCGAGATCGACCCCGACTGGCACTTCCCGTACTTCGACGACAACATGGGCCGCGCCGTCACCGAGGACTACGACACCTCCGACGTGCTGCTGATCGGCCGGGAGACGTACGACAGCTTCGCCGGCGCCTGGCCGGACCGGGAGGCCGCCGGCGGTGAGGACGCGCCGTTCGCCAAGCAGCTCGGCGACATGCGCAAGGTGGTCGTCTCGCGCCAGCCGCTGGAGTTCTCCTGGCGCAACTCCGAGCTGATCCAGGGTGACCTGGTGGACGCAGTGCGCGCGCTCAAGGCCGACGCCGGCATCAAGGGCATCCTCATCCCCGGCTCGATCTCGGTGGTGCAGCAACTGCTCGCCGCGGGCCTGGTGGACGAGCTGCGGCTGCTGGTGCACCCGGTCGCCGCGCGCAAGGGCCGTCGGCTGTTCGACGAGGGCGACGCGCCGTACCACCTGAGGGTGGCCGGGACCGAGACGTACCCGACCGGCGTGATCCGGGTGATCTACACCCCGGCGCCGGCGCCGGGCGCGGTCGGCTACGACGACGTCAAGGACCAGGTGCCGGCCGGCAGCTGA
- a CDS encoding SUKH-4 family immunity protein produces the protein MTVTREQLTALWGERGVIYFPDQRFDAILGPLGPAVFPPDGALPVEVPILFTVDVTVPDVELFSTLSIELGDQGPRPYIVLGASPEDAALLFCLDAGTGAVILLDLETPNLETVNSTFAAFVEFLYRLGQLIATDPGGRERATRAAAIRDDLRPVDPVAFGEPESWWNVAFDELESTA, from the coding sequence GTGACCGTCACCCGCGAACAGCTCACCGCGCTCTGGGGTGAGCGGGGCGTCATCTACTTCCCCGACCAGCGTTTCGACGCGATCCTCGGGCCACTCGGGCCGGCGGTCTTCCCGCCCGACGGCGCGCTGCCGGTCGAGGTGCCGATCCTGTTCACTGTGGACGTGACGGTGCCCGACGTCGAGCTGTTCTCCACGCTGTCGATCGAGCTGGGCGACCAGGGCCCCCGCCCGTACATCGTGCTGGGCGCCTCGCCGGAGGACGCGGCGCTGCTGTTCTGCCTGGACGCCGGCACCGGCGCGGTGATCCTGCTGGACCTGGAGACGCCGAACCTGGAGACGGTGAACAGCACGTTCGCCGCGTTCGTGGAGTTCCTCTACCGGCTCGGGCAGCTCATCGCCACCGACCCGGGCGGCCGGGAACGCGCGACCCGCGCGGCGGCGATCCGCGACGACCTGCGCCCGGTCGACCCGGTCGCGTTCGGCGAGCCGGAGTCGTGGTGGAACGTGGCCTTCGACGAGCTGGAGTCGACCGCCTGA
- a CDS encoding SUKH-4 family immunity protein — MTSDLAQLLAELRADLAADEPASLAYAQIGDPADDGDVPAELPAGLREFLLAADGLRAGAFELASTARLAGVQYFLDYAPDFSPVGQDKTGWLVVGTRSDEPIFLERATGAVWYFPPTGTEWFMGDAFEELAPDLDSFVHYYVLGPGYAELVTDDDGWYAFLDRQGLLDETDEDETQP, encoded by the coding sequence TTGACTTCCGATCTCGCGCAGCTTCTCGCCGAACTCCGCGCCGACCTGGCCGCGGACGAGCCGGCCAGTCTCGCGTACGCGCAGATCGGCGACCCCGCCGACGACGGTGACGTGCCGGCGGAGCTGCCGGCCGGCCTGCGCGAGTTCCTGCTCGCCGCCGACGGCCTGCGGGCCGGCGCGTTCGAGCTGGCCTCGACCGCCCGGCTGGCCGGGGTCCAGTACTTCCTCGACTACGCGCCCGACTTCTCCCCCGTCGGCCAGGACAAGACCGGCTGGCTCGTGGTCGGCACGCGCAGCGACGAGCCGATCTTCCTGGAGCGCGCCACCGGCGCGGTGTGGTACTTCCCGCCCACCGGCACCGAGTGGTTCATGGGCGACGCGTTCGAGGAGCTGGCGCCCGACCTGGACTCGTTCGTGCACTACTACGTGCTCGGCCCCGGCTACGCCGAACTGGTCACCGACGACGACGGGTGGTACGCGTTCCTGGACCGGCAGGGCCTGCTCGACGAGACGGACGAGGACGAGACGCAGCCGTGA
- a CDS encoding endonuclease, with translation MPSPRRGRGAAAKPAAGKIVRKAVEKLEKPIVRVTGPNRSLPTKVIRVERRNFHATAQFRRKMAALKKLSDEGKLYKATNPVARDKSITDGYKERIRQKIWDKYWPHDKDLANRLSRRLSDYHPDHVWELQLGGPDTVDNLKLLHGRTNTDIGSQIWGQIQNLPDGTPIRIEVVD, from the coding sequence ATGCCTAGCCCTCGGCGCGGCCGCGGCGCCGCCGCGAAACCGGCGGCCGGCAAGATCGTCCGCAAGGCGGTCGAGAAGCTGGAGAAGCCGATCGTCCGGGTCACCGGGCCCAACCGGAGCCTGCCCACGAAGGTGATCCGGGTCGAACGCCGGAACTTCCACGCCACCGCCCAGTTCCGGCGCAAGATGGCCGCGCTGAAGAAACTCAGCGACGAAGGCAAGCTCTACAAGGCCACCAACCCGGTGGCCCGCGACAAGAGCATCACCGACGGGTACAAGGAGCGGATCCGGCAGAAGATCTGGGACAAGTACTGGCCGCACGACAAGGACCTCGCCAACCGGCTCAGTCGACGGCTCAGCGACTACCATCCGGACCACGTGTGGGAACTGCAGCTCGGCGGGCCGGACACCGTCGACAACCTCAAGCTGCTGCATGGTAGAACGAACACGGACATCGGCTCCCAGATCTGGGGGCAGATCCAGAATCTGCCGGACGGAACCCCGATCCGAATAGAGGTAGTGGATTGA
- a CDS encoding YbaB/EbfC family nucleoid-associated protein gives MSADPSMSGDFTRMLDATMAALRTVGPPPADEAETPVVGEAADGQVRAEMGRDGKLHALHVEPRLMRLGSEELTAHVVTAVNAAIDGLRSGPAPQVADMAQLREQLQEVRDTAVPRLGSFLDALTEAQERMARGGQR, from the coding sequence ATGAGTGCGGATCCTTCGATGAGCGGCGACTTCACCCGCATGCTCGACGCGACGATGGCGGCGCTTCGGACGGTGGGTCCACCGCCGGCCGACGAGGCGGAAACGCCAGTGGTCGGCGAGGCCGCCGACGGGCAGGTACGCGCCGAGATGGGGCGCGACGGCAAGCTCCACGCGCTGCACGTCGAGCCGCGGCTGATGCGGCTCGGGTCCGAGGAGCTGACCGCGCACGTCGTGACCGCTGTCAACGCGGCGATCGACGGGCTGCGGAGCGGCCCGGCCCCGCAGGTCGCTGACATGGCGCAGTTGCGGGAGCAGTTGCAGGAGGTACGGGACACCGCCGTACCCCGGCTCGGGTCGTTCCTCGACGCGCTGACCGAGGCGCAGGAGCGGATGGCACGCGGCGGGCAGCGATGA
- a CDS encoding FAD-dependent oxidoreductase, with the protein MTEADVVVVGGGVVGMTTALTLQRRGARVTVLTAHDPAGTVSTVAAAVWYPSHTEEDPRVLRWARDAHAELRRQAADGVPGVVDRPTRMWLRHRYAGPPWWADACGDLVAEPAEPPYTALLRFTAPSVEMTPYLAWLRERLEAGGGRVVRRALGTLAEAYEVAPVVVNATGLAAGRLAADAAVYPARGHVVLVANPGLTVSVRDEDDPAGITYVHPRRHDVVLGGTYEAGVGHTRPDPEEAAAIRRRCVVLVPKLADAPVLGERIGLRPARHGGPRVEVDPADGRLVHAYGHGGAGMTLSWGCAAEVADLALSV; encoded by the coding sequence ATGACCGAGGCGGACGTGGTGGTGGTCGGCGGTGGCGTCGTGGGGATGACGACAGCGCTCACCCTCCAGCGGCGCGGTGCCCGGGTCACCGTGCTGACCGCCCACGACCCGGCCGGCACCGTGTCGACGGTGGCCGCCGCGGTCTGGTACCCCAGCCACACCGAGGAGGATCCCCGGGTGCTGCGCTGGGCCCGGGACGCCCACGCCGAGCTGCGCCGCCAGGCGGCCGACGGCGTGCCGGGGGTGGTCGACCGGCCCACCCGGATGTGGTTGCGCCACCGCTACGCCGGGCCGCCCTGGTGGGCCGACGCCTGCGGCGACCTCGTGGCCGAGCCGGCGGAGCCGCCGTACACCGCGCTGCTGCGGTTCACCGCCCCGTCGGTGGAGATGACCCCTTATCTCGCCTGGCTGCGGGAGCGCCTGGAGGCGGGCGGCGGCCGGGTCGTCCGCCGTGCGCTGGGCACGCTCGCCGAGGCGTACGAGGTCGCGCCGGTCGTGGTCAACGCGACCGGCCTGGCCGCCGGCCGGCTCGCCGCCGACGCGGCCGTGTACCCGGCGCGCGGGCACGTCGTGCTGGTGGCGAATCCTGGCCTGACCGTCTCGGTACGCGACGAGGACGACCCGGCTGGCATCACGTACGTGCATCCGCGCCGCCACGACGTGGTGCTCGGCGGCACCTACGAGGCGGGGGTGGGGCACACCCGCCCCGACCCCGAGGAGGCGGCGGCGATCCGGCGCCGGTGCGTGGTGCTGGTGCCGAAGCTCGCGGACGCGCCGGTGCTGGGGGAGCGGATCGGGCTGCGGCCGGCCCGGCACGGCGGCCCCCGGGTCGAGGTGGACCCGGCGGACGGGCGGCTGGTGCACGCGTACGGGCACGGCGGCGCCGGGATGACGTTGTCCTGGGGCTGTGCCGCCGAGGTCGCCGATCTCGCCTTGAGCGTCTGA